CCGCGCGCTACGCCGCCGTCTTCGACGCGAACGTGCTCGGCACCCTGCTCGCGATGAAGCACGAGTTGCGTGCGATGTCGGCGCAGCGCAGCGGCAGCATCGTCAATGTGTCGTCGACGATGGGCGTGCGGGGTGCAGCAGGCGCGTCGCTGTATGTCGCGAGCAAGCATGCGGTCGAAGGCCTGACGAAGTCGGCGGCACTCGAAGCCGCCGCACTCGGCGTGCGGGTCAACGCCGTCGCGCCCGGCCCCGTGCAGACGCCGATGCTCGACCGCCTGACGCAGACCCCGGAACGCAAGGCGACGTTTCTCGACACCGTTCCGCTCAAACGCGCCGGCACGCCCGACGAAATCGCCGAAGCGATCGTGTACGTCGCGTCGGCCACCTTCATGACCGGCGAAGTATTGCGTGTAAACGGCGGTCGGACGGCATCGTGACGCATGCCTGAGGACCATGCCTCTCAGGCATGCCGCACAGCTTATAAAGTCTTTTTCCTCGCGATCCGGCACGCCTACATTAACTCTCAAGGCGGCGCGACAAAACGCAGACGGGCCGGGCAACGCGGTAAGCCTGCCCCGGACATTCGAGCCACGTCGTGCCGCACGCCTGATCAACCGGTTTCACAAAGGACAACTGCCATGACCCACCACACTCACCAGACCGCGCCGACCCGGTTCGTCGAAGCCAACGGCATCCGGTTCGCTTACCGCCGCTTCGGCAATCCCGGCGGCGTGCCGCTCGTCATGAACATTCATTTCACCGGCACCATGGACCACTGGGACCCCGCCGTAACCGACGGTCTCGCGCAAAACCGTGAAGTGATCCTGTTCAACAACGCGGGCATTTCGAGCAGTTCCGGAACGGTACCCGAGTCGATCGAAGAGATGGCCGCCAATGCCGGCGCATTCATCGAAGCACTCGGATTGACCCAGGTCGACGTGCTCGGCTTTTCGATGGGTGGATTGATCGCACAGGAGCTTGCGATCGCGAAGCCCCAGCTCGTGCGCCGTGTGATTCTCGTCGGGACGGGTCCGCGCAGCGGCGAAGGCATGGCAACGCTCACGCCGGAAGCGCAGGCGATTTTCGGCGCGTCGTACGCACACCCCGACGACCTGTGGCTGCGGGTGCACTTCACGCCTTCCGAAGCGAGCCAGGCGGCGGGCCGCGGCTTTATCGAACGGTTCCGTCGGCGCACCGACAACCGCGATCCGCAAGCCGGCGACCAGGTCGCGCCCGCACAACTCGCCGCACTCGCGAAGTGGGGCGTCCCGCGCGAGAACCCGTACGACTATCTGGCTGCCCTGAAGCAACCGACGCTTGTGATCAACGGCGACAACGACGTGATCATCTACTCGATCAACTCGTGGCACCTGCAGCAACACATTCCCAATGCGCAACTGATCCTCTATCCGGACGCCAATCACGGCTCGCTGTACCAGTACCCGGAACGCTTCGTCGCACACGTCGACAGATTTCTCTCGGAAGCACAAGCGGAAGCGTCTCGGGCATAAGCCGCTCTCACACAACATCGAACGGAGTTTCATCATGACCAGTCTGACCGGCAAGACGGCGCTCGTAACGGGCGCATCGCGCGGCATCGGCCGCGCCACCGCCATCGCACTCGCGAAAGCAGGCGCTCGCGTGGTGGTTCACTACAGCAACGCCGCGCAGGCTGCCGACGCTGTCGTCTCGGCAATTCGCGCAGCGGGAGGACAGGCCGACAAGGTCGCCGCCGATCTGCGCGATGCGCACGGACCGCATGAACTTGCGAAACGCGTGCGTGCGCTGACAGGCGAACGGCTCGACATTCTCGTGGCGAACGCGGGCATCTCGAAGGCCGCGCCGCTCGAAGAAGCGACCGTCGAGGATTTCGACGACATGTTCGCCGTCAACGTACGCGCGCCATTCTTCCTCGTGCAGCAATTGCTGCCCGTGCTGGGCGACGGCAGCAGCGTCGTGTTGTTGTCGTCGCTCGCGGCGCGAGCGGCTGTGAACAATCTGTCGGCATACGCGGCGACCAAAGGCGCCGTCGATACGCTCGTGGTCCACCTTGCCTCCGCGCTCGGCTCGCGTGGCATCCGCGTCAACGCGATCGCGCCGGGCGTCGTCGAAACAGATATGTCGAACTTCGCGAAAACGGATGCGGGCCGCGATTTCACACTGGGCATGCAGGCACTCAAACGCATCGCGCAACCCGACGATATCGCGGGCGCCGCCGTGTTTCTCGCCTCCGACGACGCGCGCTGGATAAGCGGAGACACCTTGCGCGTCGACGGCGGCTCGAAACTTTGACGTATTCCACACTCGCCTGAAGCCGGTGCCGTCGAGCGCACCGGGCAACACGACACGAACAGCGTGTCGTCAACCTGACTGACAGGAGCCTCACATGAACCACCCCGTCGTTCTCATTACTGGTGCTCTCACGGGTATTGGCCGTGCAACCGC
This portion of the Paraburkholderia flava genome encodes:
- a CDS encoding SDR family NAD(P)-dependent oxidoreductase is translated as MNEQTVVLVTGALSGIGRATALAFARAKACIVISGRRADEGEALAGALRSLGAQAEFIEADVRAEDDVQALVEHTVARFGRLDIAVNAAGTEGESAPLVEQTSARYAAVFDANVLGTLLAMKHELRAMSAQRSGSIVNVSSTMGVRGAAGASLYVASKHAVEGLTKSAALEAAALGVRVNAVAPGPVQTPMLDRLTQTPERKATFLDTVPLKRAGTPDEIAEAIVYVASATFMTGEVLRVNGGRTAS
- a CDS encoding SDR family NAD(P)-dependent oxidoreductase → MTSLTGKTALVTGASRGIGRATAIALAKAGARVVVHYSNAAQAADAVVSAIRAAGGQADKVAADLRDAHGPHELAKRVRALTGERLDILVANAGISKAAPLEEATVEDFDDMFAVNVRAPFFLVQQLLPVLGDGSSVVLLSSLAARAAVNNLSAYAATKGAVDTLVVHLASALGSRGIRVNAIAPGVVETDMSNFAKTDAGRDFTLGMQALKRIAQPDDIAGAAVFLASDDARWISGDTLRVDGGSKL
- a CDS encoding alpha/beta hydrolase; protein product: MTHHTHQTAPTRFVEANGIRFAYRRFGNPGGVPLVMNIHFTGTMDHWDPAVTDGLAQNREVILFNNAGISSSSGTVPESIEEMAANAGAFIEALGLTQVDVLGFSMGGLIAQELAIAKPQLVRRVILVGTGPRSGEGMATLTPEAQAIFGASYAHPDDLWLRVHFTPSEASQAAGRGFIERFRRRTDNRDPQAGDQVAPAQLAALAKWGVPRENPYDYLAALKQPTLVINGDNDVIIYSINSWHLQQHIPNAQLILYPDANHGSLYQYPERFVAHVDRFLSEAQAEASRA